One part of the Luteibacter yeojuensis genome encodes these proteins:
- a CDS encoding chemotaxis protein CheB: MADREATVALLFDDASLSADLREALVAQGARIVYESDLRSFAPAELVGSSADVVVVDLDNPADDDLDRLYDTVEGGHPRLVFNDADASRKLEGWDRARWARHLAAKLIGEMALDPPRPEDARAIEPRVAALAGIAAPAEESFDEPLVDDLAITGSHGYPETPMPAVDTVAVDVAPSVAEGVDDELSFSTPLADDADGDGGNADPSEQAAELEALLADSGPLAEDDLESVPSAPVQLTELASLDLSGFEVVEETPAPEAQPEEGFDAGRLSLTSLEDGLPGAAQEGTPSVQIESRATEYVPPPVPEWDLVDHDTMAVEPVPRPEPAEFGIQTMSAAEYLAHDVVDDGSHGFEAGLTLELVSIEEAIAPRTDGDFSHEMFLEAAPRAVRRVIALAGAEESEASIAAFLAALPARVPGVLLVVAHHDDTQAFAARLGRARVATDGSHAVHGDCVVVPRGAHVQIRRDGSVTVREDGTASSANGPSIDGILSTLAGGFGADALAIVFAGRGNDAVAGSQAVYDAGGRVWVETVPPDLEAGHMVAGIREERVADYAGDVRALAQKLIEEFP; encoded by the coding sequence ATGGCTGATCGCGAGGCGACGGTCGCGCTGCTGTTCGACGATGCCAGCCTTTCCGCGGACCTGCGGGAAGCGCTCGTCGCCCAGGGCGCGCGGATCGTCTACGAATCGGACCTGCGTTCGTTCGCGCCGGCGGAACTCGTCGGCTCCTCGGCCGACGTGGTCGTGGTCGACCTGGACAATCCGGCCGACGACGACCTGGACCGGCTCTACGACACCGTCGAGGGCGGGCATCCGCGCCTCGTGTTCAACGACGCGGATGCGAGCCGCAAGCTCGAGGGCTGGGACCGTGCCCGCTGGGCGCGCCACCTGGCCGCGAAGCTGATCGGCGAGATGGCGCTCGATCCGCCGCGTCCCGAAGACGCGCGCGCCATCGAGCCGCGTGTCGCCGCGCTCGCGGGCATCGCGGCACCGGCCGAGGAAAGCTTCGACGAACCGCTCGTCGACGACCTGGCGATCACGGGAAGCCACGGCTATCCGGAAACCCCGATGCCGGCGGTCGACACGGTCGCGGTGGACGTAGCGCCGTCCGTGGCCGAAGGCGTCGACGACGAACTGAGTTTCTCCACGCCGTTGGCCGACGACGCCGACGGCGACGGCGGCAACGCCGATCCATCCGAACAGGCCGCGGAGCTCGAAGCCCTGCTTGCCGATTCCGGTCCGCTGGCGGAGGACGATCTGGAATCGGTGCCGTCCGCGCCGGTCCAGCTCACCGAACTCGCCTCGCTCGACCTCTCCGGTTTCGAAGTCGTCGAGGAAACGCCGGCACCGGAGGCTCAGCCCGAGGAAGGATTCGACGCGGGCCGTCTCAGCCTCACGTCGTTGGAGGACGGATTGCCCGGCGCCGCGCAGGAAGGCACGCCTTCCGTGCAGATCGAGTCGCGCGCCACCGAGTACGTGCCGCCACCCGTGCCCGAATGGGACCTGGTCGACCACGACACGATGGCGGTCGAACCGGTGCCGCGTCCCGAGCCGGCCGAATTCGGCATCCAGACGATGAGTGCGGCCGAGTACCTCGCGCACGACGTGGTGGACGACGGTAGCCACGGTTTCGAAGCGGGCCTCACCCTGGAACTGGTGTCCATCGAGGAAGCGATCGCTCCGCGTACGGACGGCGACTTCAGCCACGAGATGTTCCTCGAGGCGGCGCCCCGCGCCGTGCGTCGCGTCATCGCGCTCGCCGGCGCCGAGGAAAGCGAGGCGTCGATCGCCGCGTTCCTCGCCGCGCTTCCGGCGCGCGTGCCCGGCGTGCTGCTGGTGGTAGCCCATCACGACGATACCCAGGCATTCGCGGCGCGCCTCGGCCGGGCGCGGGTCGCGACCGACGGCAGTCATGCCGTGCACGGCGACTGCGTCGTCGTGCCGCGTGGCGCGCACGTGCAGATCCGCCGCGACGGCAGCGTCACGGTGCGCGAGGACGGCACCGCCTCGAGCGCGAACGGACCGTCGATCGACGGCATCCTCAGCACGCTCGCCGGCGGCTTCGGTGCCGACGCGCTGGCCATCGTCTTCGCCGGCCGCGGCAATGACGCGGTGGCGGGCTCCCAGGCGGTCTACGACGCAGGTGGCCGCGTATGGGTCGAGACGGTACCGCCGGATCTCGAGGCGGGCCATATGGTGGCCGGCATCCGCGAGGAGCGGGTGGCCGACTACGCAGGCGACGTTCGCGCGCTGGCACAGAAACTGATCGAGGAATTCCCATGA